In Malus sylvestris chromosome 16, drMalSylv7.2, whole genome shotgun sequence, the following are encoded in one genomic region:
- the LOC126608051 gene encoding allene oxide cyclase, chloroplastic-like, translating to MASASSLRAISSLHFSNSIRSPPSSSRAQRLLGFNLSHSFPTLKSSSTNQVLSTSSNFTTSAFFCKNKKEPADSDSPRPTKVQELHVYEINERDRGSPAYLRLSQKQVNTLGDLVPFSNKIYSGDLEKRLGITAGLCVLIQNFPEKKGDRYEAIYSFYFGDYGHISVQGAYLTYEDTYLAVTGGSGIFEGVYGQVKLKQIVFPFKLFYTFYLKGIKDLPVELTGKPVAPTPSVEPSAAAKATEPSATVKNFTN from the exons ATGGCGTCTGCAAGTTCTCTCAGAGCGATCTCGTCTCTCCATTTCTCCAACTCCATCAGGTCTCCTCCTTCATCTTCTCGAGCTCAGAGACTGTTGGGCTTCAATCTCTCACACTCCTTCCCGACCCTTAAATCCTCATCAACCAATCAAGTCCTCTCAACCTCCAGCAACTTCACCACCTCAGCTTTCTTCTGCAAGAACAAGAAGGAACCAGCTGATTCTGATTCTCCACGACCCA cAAAAGTTCAAGAACTGCATGTGTACGAGATCAACGAGAGAGACAGAGGCAGCCCGGCGTACCTAAGACTGAGCCAGAAACAAGTCAACACTCTAGGTGATCTCGTCCCCTTCAGCAACAAGATCTACTCCGGCGACTTGGAAAAACGTCTTGGGATCACAGCAGGCCTGTGCGTTTTGATCCAAAACTTCCCCGAGAAAAAGGGAGACAGGTACGAGGCAATATACAGCTTCTACTTCGGAGACTACGGCCACATTTCAGTCCAGGGAGCTTATCTGACCTACGAAGACACGTATCTGGCCGTGACCGGTGGATCCGGAATCTTCGAGGGAGTGTACGGACAGGTCAAGTTGAAGCAGATAGTGTTTCCCTTCAAGCTGTTTTACACGTTTTACCTGAAGGGGATCAAGGACTTGCCGGTTGAGCTTACCGGTAAGCCTGTCGCTCCGACGCCGAGCGTTGAGCCGTCGGCGGCTGCCAAGGCCACCGAGCCCAGTGCCACTGTCAAAAACTTTACCAACTGA